The proteins below come from a single Miscanthus floridulus cultivar M001 chromosome 1, ASM1932011v1, whole genome shotgun sequence genomic window:
- the LOC136541240 gene encoding probable protein phosphatase 2C 72 produces MLSAAMDYLKSCWGPASPAGRPRRGSDATGRQDGLLWYKDGGQVVDGEFSMAVVQANNLLEDHSQVESGPLSTSEPGLQGTFVGVYDGHGGPETARYINDHLFNHLRRFASEHKGMSADVIRKAFRATEEGFISVVSDQWSVRPQLAAVGSCCLVGVVCSGTLYVANLGDSRAVLGRLVKGTGEVLAMQLSAEHNASYEEVRRELQASHPDDPHIVVLKHNVWCVKGIIQITRSIGDVYLKKPEFNREPLHSKFRLQETFRRPLLSSDPAITVHQIQPTDKFIIFASDGLWEHLSNQEAVDMVQSSPRNGIARKLVKSAMQEAAKKREMRYSDLKKIDRGVRRHFHDDITVIVVFFDSNAMTTAAWSRPSVSLRGGGVPIPSNTLAPFSVPTELNNSY; encoded by the exons ATGCTATCGGCTGCGATGGATTACTTGAAATCTTGCTGGGGGCCGGCATCACCGGCCGGGCGCCCCCGCAGAGGATCGGATGCCACCGGCCGCCAGGACGGGCTCCTGTGGTACAAGGACGGCGGGCAGGTCGTCGATGGTGAGTTCTCGATGGCCGTGGTCCAGGCCAATAACCTGCTGGAGGACCATAGCCAGGTTGAATCCGGGCCGCTGAGCACATCGGAGCCTGGACTGCAAGGCACCTTCGTCGGGGTCTATGATGGGCATGGTGGCCCGGAGACGGCGCGGTACATCAATGATCATCTCTTCAACCACCTGAGGA GATTCGCATCTGAGCACAAGGGCATGTCAGCAGATGTGATTCGGAAGGCATTCCGAGCGACTGAGGAGGGTTTCATTTCTGTAGTTAGTGACCAATGGTCAGTGAGACCTCAGTTAGCAGCTGTAGGCTCTTGCTGTCTAGTTGGCGTGGTTTGCAGCGGAACTTTGTATGTTGCAAACCTTGGGGACTCCCGTGCTGTTCTTGGGAGACTTGTCAAGGGAACTGGAGAGGTTTTGGCAATGCAGCTCTCAGCAGAACACAATGCATCCTATGAGGAGGTTAGACGAGAGCTGCAGGCATCACATCCTGATGATCCCCATATTGTGGTCCTAAAACACAATGTTTGGTGTGTAAAGGGTATTATCCAG ATAACAAGGTCAATTGGAGATGTGTATCTGAAGAAACCAGAGTTCAATAGAGAACCTTTGCACAGCAAGTTTCGTCTTCAGGAAACTTTCAGGAGACCACTTCTTAGTTCTGATCCAGCAATTACTGTACACCAAATACAGCCAACTGATAAGTTCATCATTTTTGCATCTGATGGACTCTGGGAGCATCTTAGCAATCAGGAAGCGGTTGACATGGTCCAAAGTAGCCCGCGTAAT GGAATTGCTCGAAAGTTAGTAAAGTCTGCAATGCAGGAAGCAGCAAAGAAGAGGGAGATGCGGTATTCAGACCTCAAGAAAATTGATCGGGGGGTGAGGCGGCACTTCCACGATGATATAACTGTCATTGTGGTGTTTTTCGATTCAAATGCCATGACAACTGCTGCCTGGAGCAGACCCTCGGTCTCTCTCCGAGGGGGTGGGGTTCCAATCCCTTCAAACACCCTTGCTCCATTCTCAGTTCCCACAGAGCTAAACAACTCTTACTGA